In Humulus lupulus chromosome 7, drHumLupu1.1, whole genome shotgun sequence, the following are encoded in one genomic region:
- the LOC133791297 gene encoding asparagine synthetase [glutamine-hydrolyzing]-like: protein MCGILAVLFCNDSSQVKRLRVLELSRRLTHRGPDWSGLHQHGDCYLAHQRLSIVDPSSGHQPLYNEDKSIIVTANGEIYNHKELRKRLPSHKFRTGSDCEVISHLYEEYGEEFVDMLDGIFSFVLLDTRDNSFIAARDAIGVTSLYIGWGQDGSIWIASELKALQDECDHFEHFPPGHLYSSKQGGMRRWYNPQWYSKTIPSNPYDPIALRKSFENAVIKRLMTDVPFGVLLSGGLDSSLVAAITARHLASTSADKKLGSQLHTFCVGLEGAPDFKYAREVAEYLGTIHHEFHFSLQDGIDAIEDVIYHTESYDVTTVRGSTPMFLMTRKIKSLGVKMVLSGEGSDEIFGGYLYFHQAPNKKELHRETCRKIKRLHLYDCLRANKATAAWGLELRVPFLDKEFINLAMAIDPEEKLIKPDQKRIEKWILRKAFDDEENPYLPKSILYRQKEQMSDGVGYSWNDTLKAHGAKQVTDRMMVNAAKVFPENTPITKEGYYYRTIFEKLFPKSAARMSVPWEITVCCCTPKALAWNPEWKNNLDPSGRSVGAHQSTNNVSTTTDNSDGTDQPGEIVFNNVPKTKVTNGCFTTDN from the exons ATGTGTGGAATACTAGCCGTTCTTTTTTGCAACGATAGCTCTCAGGTCAAAAGACTCCGCGTTCTTGAGCTTTCCCGCAG ATTGACGCACCGTGGCCCTGACTGGAGCGGTCTTCACCAGCATGGTGACTGCTACTTGGCTCATCAAAGGCTGTCCATTGTTGACCCTTCTTCTGGTCACCAACCTCTCTACAACGAGGACAAGTCCATCATTGTCACG GCCAATGGAGAGATCTATAACCATAAAGAGTTGAGGAAGCGTCTTCCCAGCCACAAGTTCCGGACTGGTAGTGACTGTGAAGTTATTTCACATTTG tATGAGGAGTATGGGGAAGAGTTTGTGGACATGCTTGATGGGATTTTCTCTTTTGTGCTGCTGGATACCCGAGATAACAGCTTCATTGCTGCTCGTGATGCTATTGGAGTTACTTCCCTCTATATTGGATGGGGTCAAGATG GATCCATTTGGATAGCATCTGAGCTGAAGGCCTTACAAGATGAATGTGATCATTTTGAGCATTTTCCACCTGGTCACTTGTACTCGAGCAAACAAGGTGGAATGAGACGTTGGTACAACCCACAATGGTATTCTAAGACCATTCCATCAAACCCATACGATCCAATTGCTTTGAGAAAGAGTTTTGAGAAT GCTGTTATCAAAAGATTGATGACTGATGTGCCTTTTGGTGTTCTACTCTCCGGTGGCTTGGATTCGTCGCTAGTCGCCGCCATCACTGCTAGACACTTAGCCAGCACCAGTGCTGACAAAAAATTGGGATCACAGCTCCATACCTTCTGTGTTGGTCTAGAG GGTGCACCAGATTTCAAATACGCAAGAGAAGTTGCAGAATATTTGGGGACAATTCACCATGAGTTCCACTTCTCTCTTCAG GATGGAATAGATGCAATTGAAGATGTGATTTACCACACCGAATCTTATGACGTTACCACAGTGAGGGGAAGTACCCCAATGTTTCTAATGACTCGTAAGATCAAGTCCTTGGGTGTCAAGATGGTGCTCTCCGGGGAGGGCTCCGACGAAATCTTTGGCGGATACTTGTACTTCCACCAGGCACCAAACAAGAAAGAGCTCCACCGTGAGACCTGTAGAAAG ATTAAGAGATTACATCTGTACGACTGTTTGAGGGCAAACAAGGCAACCGCTGCCTGGGGTTTGGAGCTTCGTGTGCCGTTCTTAGACAAAGAGTTTATTAACCTTGCTATGGCTATTGATCCCGAGGAGAAGctg ATAAAACCGGACCAAAAAAGAATCGAAAAATGGATTCTTAGAAAGGCCTTTGATGATGAGGAGAATCCCTATCTGCCAAAG AGCATTCTATACAGACAGAAAGAACAGATGAGCGATGGAGTTGGGTATAGCTGGAATGACACCCTCAAAGCTCATGGTGCTAAACAGGTCACTGACCGAATGATGGTCAATGCTGCAAAAGTATTCCCAGAAAACACTCCCATCACAAAAGAAGGCTACTACTACCGAACCATTTTCGAGAAGTTATTCCCAaag AGTGCGGCCAGGATGAGTGTGCCATGGGAAATCACTGTGTGTTGTTGTACACCAAAAGCTTTGGCGTGGAACCCTGAGTGGAAGAACAATCTTGACCCATCTGGCAGGTCTGTGGGAGCGCATCAATCTACTAACAATGTTTCGACTACTACTGATAATAGTGATGGGACCGATCAACCTGGAGAGATCGTCTTTAATAACGTACCAAAGACTAAAGTCACCAACGGCTGTTTTACTACTGACAATTGA